One Coleofasciculus chthonoplastes PCC 7420 DNA segment encodes these proteins:
- a CDS encoding DUF928 domain-containing protein, translated as MSRIPISPPPIKRVVAIASVVVGCLVSPIPTYSQPTNSASNTPSLQDMLEFNLDLSGRGSPRSGNRTGGASRSLCGGSQSGESLFALIPDTNVGLTVEEHPTFWFYIPDGANTFDSMKFALWSDQGEKVYETTYPVTNALPGVISISLPPTLPALKENQYYNWIFTVYCEDPQAAIVRTDPKRVRVRGSIQRVPLTAELQQGLNRALTPRDRAVVLAQNGIWFDPLTLIGNLRRTQTANYALAVDWSNLLEDIELDAIASKPITECCSALAQ; from the coding sequence ATGAGTAGGATACCTATATCGCCTCCACCCATCAAACGGGTTGTGGCGATCGCATCAGTCGTGGTAGGTTGTCTGGTTAGTCCGATTCCGACTTACTCTCAACCGACCAACTCAGCGAGTAATACTCCCTCGCTGCAAGATATGCTTGAGTTTAATCTGGATCTATCGGGTCGGGGAAGCCCCCGTTCCGGTAATCGTACAGGTGGCGCGAGTCGTAGTCTCTGTGGGGGAAGTCAATCTGGAGAATCTTTGTTCGCCCTGATTCCCGATACCAATGTGGGATTAACGGTAGAGGAACATCCCACCTTCTGGTTCTATATTCCTGATGGCGCGAATACATTCGACTCAATGAAATTTGCCCTCTGGAGTGATCAGGGTGAGAAAGTGTACGAAACCACCTATCCTGTGACGAACGCCCTACCCGGTGTGATTAGTATTTCTTTACCGCCAACCCTACCCGCGCTAAAGGAAAACCAATACTACAACTGGATTTTTACCGTTTACTGTGAAGATCCCCAAGCAGCGATTGTTCGCACTGATCCCAAACGAGTCCGAGTTAGAGGTTCCATCCAACGTGTTCCTTTAACGGCTGAACTCCAACAAGGATTGAATCGGGCGTTGACTCCCCGCGATCGCGCCGTTGTTTTAGCCCAAAATGGGATTTGGTTTGACCCTCTCACCCTGATCGGCAATCTTCGCCGTACTCAGACCGCCAATTACGCCCTGGCGGTGGATTGGAGTAACTTGTTAGAGGATATTGAACTCGACGCGATCGCATCCAAACCCATTACTGAATGCTGTAGTGCTTTGGCTCAGTGA
- the trxA gene encoding thioredoxin, with product MSTAVAVTDASFKQDVLDSDVPVLVDFWAPWCGPCRMVAPVVDEIAQQYEGQIKVVKLNTDENPNVASQYGIRSIPTLMIFKGGQRVDMVVGAVPKTTLANTLEKYL from the coding sequence ATGTCAACAGCCGTAGCAGTTACAGACGCCAGTTTTAAGCAAGACGTCCTAGATAGTGACGTTCCCGTTTTAGTAGATTTTTGGGCACCCTGGTGTGGCCCGTGTAGGATGGTCGCACCTGTGGTGGATGAAATCGCACAACAGTACGAAGGTCAGATTAAAGTTGTAAAGCTCAACACTGACGAAAATCCTAATGTAGCCAGTCAGTATGGGATTCGCAGCATTCCGACCTTAATGATTTTTAAAGGAGGACAACGAGTTGATATGGTTGTGGGTGCAGTTCCGAAAACGACGCTAGCAAACACTCTAGAAAAGTATCTCTAA
- a CDS encoding GuaB3 family IMP dehydrogenase-related protein, whose translation MDIQIGRGKTARRAYGIDEIALVPGQRTLDPNLADTRWRLGSIEREIPIIASAMDGVIDVRMAVILSEMGALGVLNLEGIQTRYADPNPILERITSVGKSEFVNLMQELYAEPIKPELISQRIQEIKDQGGIAAVSATPAGAMKYGEIVASAGADLFFIQATVVSTAHLSPESVTPLDLAQFCQDMPMPVVLGNCVTYEVALNLMKAGAAAVLVGIGPGAACTSRGVLGVGVPQATAVADCAAARDDYHQETGNYVPVIADGGLITGGDICKCIACGADAVMIGSPLARAKEAPGGGFHWGMATPSPVLPRGTRIQVGSTGTLQEILIGPAQLDDGTHNLLGALKTSMGTLGAKNLKEMQQVEVVIAPSLLTEGKVYQKAQQLGMGK comes from the coding sequence GTGGATATTCAAATTGGGCGAGGTAAAACAGCTCGCAGAGCTTATGGCATCGATGAAATCGCACTAGTCCCCGGACAACGGACGCTAGACCCTAATTTGGCAGACACCCGTTGGCGTTTGGGGAGCATCGAACGAGAGATTCCGATCATTGCCAGTGCAATGGATGGCGTGATCGATGTGCGAATGGCAGTGATCCTATCTGAGATGGGAGCGCTAGGGGTGCTTAATCTCGAAGGCATTCAAACCCGTTATGCTGACCCTAATCCGATATTAGAGCGAATTACCTCTGTGGGTAAGTCAGAATTCGTTAATCTGATGCAGGAGTTGTATGCTGAACCGATTAAACCGGAATTAATCAGCCAGCGAATTCAGGAAATCAAAGACCAAGGTGGGATTGCGGCGGTGAGTGCGACGCCAGCCGGTGCGATGAAATACGGTGAAATTGTCGCCTCAGCGGGTGCTGATTTATTCTTCATCCAAGCCACTGTGGTGTCCACGGCTCACCTGTCACCAGAGTCAGTCACCCCCCTAGATTTAGCCCAGTTCTGCCAGGATATGCCAATGCCCGTGGTTTTGGGCAATTGTGTCACCTACGAAGTTGCCCTGAACTTAATGAAAGCAGGTGCGGCGGCTGTATTAGTGGGCATTGGTCCGGGTGCCGCTTGTACCTCGCGGGGCGTTCTGGGTGTGGGAGTCCCCCAGGCGACGGCGGTGGCGGATTGTGCGGCTGCCCGTGACGACTATCATCAAGAGACGGGTAATTATGTGCCAGTTATTGCTGATGGTGGGTTAATTACCGGGGGAGATATCTGTAAATGTATTGCTTGCGGCGCAGATGCGGTGATGATTGGCTCTCCTCTGGCTCGTGCCAAAGAAGCCCCAGGAGGCGGGTTTCACTGGGGAATGGCAACCCCTAGCCCGGTTCTGCCCCGAGGAACGCGCATCCAGGTGGGGAGTACAGGAACACTACAAGAAATTCTGATTGGACCTGCCCAACTGGATGATGGCACTCACAATCTTTTAGGTGCGCTGAAAACCAGTATGGGAACCTTGGGCGCTAAGAACTTGAAAGAAATGCAGCAAGTGGAGGTGGTGATTGCGCCATCCTTGTTGACAGAAGGGAAAGTTTACCAGAAAGCGCAGCAGTTGGGAATGGGTAAATAA
- a CDS encoding flotillin family protein, with the protein MSQSSTSSTSQPVPVSSTLAQLPSGILFFPGLIGALIVLLLAGLWSYKLIYKITPNNEAFVRTGGLFVKKKSVILYGGCIVLPGFHELTRVPLREISIDVERTGNLAVRTQDYLRANMRATFYVCINADQEDVLIAAARLSKQGRVSTEDIKEALEKRADDAIRAAAKKKSLPEIDSDKLGFADEVLNLIQPDLKKVGLTLNNIAISEIEESDIYDTNNFFDAQGVRLRTETIQRSIQQKREVELSTQVRIEQQELDAEKQSLRIVKEKEEASLGQQLEVESLKSQRQREIQEAKDREAATVQRTKILQDKSVEEEEIRRKLSVQENQIEADIALEERNKQLKVAQTLQKQEAEIAEITRQQTVDSSRLEAQVRVAEAERLSKVAKQEAAIAIANKERERFVSEAERAEAESGVVTATEIEKAEREKRLSLITAEQEAEKRRIADQNVVEIDVFRRRRQAEIARQAAELEADSIRTLAQANRDKALAEAEGKRAIIEAENTLSDSKLSAQVLTTIWPGLVDKLPEIAKALAPQPGILGDTRIFAFPGMNGSNGNGHGNGMGDINKLLLSTSGLSLINTLLDEGKLGKLIGQVSQLVRNNPSQNGGNESHNTPESSAELETQALVKRQTPPAPPPSKSPGQRQPSSSAAKLVEPSQIKSDEGSTPPHRASGAKSDRDREDPRTRHS; encoded by the coding sequence ATGTCACAATCATCTACTTCCTCAACGTCCCAGCCTGTCCCAGTATCCTCTACCCTGGCACAACTTCCCAGTGGTATTCTCTTTTTTCCCGGTTTGATTGGCGCACTCATTGTATTGCTTCTCGCCGGCTTATGGTCGTACAAACTGATTTATAAAATCACTCCCAATAACGAAGCATTTGTCAGAACGGGCGGATTGTTCGTCAAAAAGAAATCCGTTATTCTTTATGGCGGTTGTATCGTTTTACCCGGTTTTCATGAACTGACCCGTGTCCCCTTACGGGAAATTTCCATTGATGTGGAACGGACTGGAAATCTAGCCGTGCGGACTCAAGACTACCTGCGGGCAAATATGCGAGCAACCTTTTATGTCTGTATCAATGCCGATCAAGAGGATGTGTTAATCGCTGCTGCCCGACTCTCGAAACAAGGACGAGTTTCTACGGAAGATATTAAAGAAGCCCTAGAAAAACGAGCAGATGATGCAATTCGAGCCGCTGCGAAGAAGAAGAGTTTACCGGAAATTGATTCGGATAAACTTGGATTTGCCGATGAAGTCTTGAATCTGATTCAGCCGGATCTAAAAAAAGTTGGCTTAACCCTGAATAATATCGCCATTTCTGAGATCGAAGAAAGCGATATATACGATACCAATAACTTCTTCGATGCCCAAGGGGTACGCCTGCGAACCGAAACCATTCAACGCTCCATCCAACAAAAACGGGAAGTTGAACTGAGTACCCAGGTAAGAATTGAACAGCAGGAACTTGATGCCGAAAAGCAATCCCTGCGAATCGTCAAAGAAAAAGAAGAAGCGTCACTAGGACAACAACTAGAGGTTGAATCCCTAAAATCCCAGCGACAACGGGAAATTCAAGAAGCCAAAGACCGAGAAGCCGCCACCGTACAACGGACGAAGATTTTACAAGATAAGTCCGTTGAAGAAGAAGAAATTCGCCGCAAACTCTCAGTTCAAGAAAACCAAATTGAAGCTGATATTGCCCTAGAGGAACGGAATAAACAGCTAAAAGTCGCCCAAACCTTGCAAAAACAGGAAGCAGAAATTGCTGAAATTACCCGTCAACAAACCGTCGATTCCTCCCGCCTAGAAGCCCAAGTTCGGGTAGCTGAAGCCGAACGCTTGTCGAAAGTCGCGAAACAGGAAGCCGCGATCGCGATCGCCAATAAAGAACGGGAACGCTTTGTATCAGAAGCCGAACGCGCTGAAGCGGAATCGGGTGTGGTTACGGCTACGGAGATTGAAAAAGCAGAACGGGAAAAACGCCTATCCCTGATTACAGCGGAACAAGAGGCAGAAAAGCGGCGGATTGCTGACCAAAACGTGGTTGAGATTGATGTCTTCCGCCGTCGTCGTCAAGCGGAAATTGCCCGTCAAGCGGCAGAATTAGAAGCCGACTCCATTCGCACCTTAGCCCAAGCGAATCGGGATAAAGCCCTGGCTGAAGCTGAAGGGAAACGGGCAATCATTGAAGCCGAGAATACGTTGAGTGACTCCAAGTTAAGCGCCCAAGTGCTGACCACAATTTGGCCCGGTTTGGTAGACAAACTCCCAGAAATTGCCAAAGCCTTAGCGCCACAACCGGGAATTTTAGGCGATACCCGAATTTTTGCGTTCCCCGGGATGAATGGTAGTAATGGTAATGGTCATGGGAATGGCATGGGTGATATTAACAAACTCTTACTCTCGACCAGTGGCTTATCCTTAATCAACACACTTCTGGATGAAGGGAAGCTGGGAAAATTAATTGGTCAGGTGAGTCAGTTGGTGCGAAATAATCCCAGCCAAAATGGAGGGAATGAAAGCCATAATACCCCAGAGTCCTCAGCCGAACTGGAGACTCAAGCCTTAGTCAAGCGGCAAACACCGCCAGCCCCTCCTCCGTCAAAATCTCCTGGACAACGACAACCCTCGTCCTCAGCAGCGAAACTTGTCGAACCGTCTCAGATTAAGAGTGATGAGGGTTCTACGCCACCCCATCGTGCATCTGGGGCAAAGAGCGATCGCGATCGCGAAGATCCTAGAACTCGTCACAGTTGA
- a CDS encoding OB-fold-containig protein, giving the protein MLFNLLNLPYWIFLGMGILLFLVVIVSGGGDDDFDIDADADADVDADGDFAMGSMFSFLGVGKVPLILLLATDCCLVGAFGWMINVAIANVTGTIPTGLFGGVVGGASLLLSLFSGSLISRPLGKIFAAFGEDTSGDRLIGCQGTVSTTSIPLESQGKIGQVDVIDPSGNLVTINATLPQWAKVIPNRGNYVLVIERQPESYRVITKDSSDQQQWLSNSPQLKDSP; this is encoded by the coding sequence ATGCTATTCAACCTGCTTAATCTGCCCTACTGGATTTTCCTGGGGATGGGCATCCTCCTATTTCTGGTTGTCATTGTCTCCGGTGGCGGGGATGATGACTTTGATATCGATGCCGATGCGGATGCTGATGTGGATGCCGATGGCGATTTTGCCATGGGATCAATGTTCAGTTTTCTCGGTGTAGGTAAAGTTCCCCTAATTTTGTTACTCGCCACAGACTGTTGTCTGGTAGGAGCATTCGGCTGGATGATTAATGTGGCGATCGCGAATGTCACGGGTACGATTCCCACAGGTTTATTCGGTGGTGTCGTCGGCGGCGCATCCCTGCTGCTGAGTTTATTCAGTGGTAGCTTAATTTCTCGACCCTTGGGTAAAATATTTGCCGCCTTTGGTGAAGATACCAGTGGCGATCGCTTAATTGGTTGCCAGGGTACTGTCAGTACCACTTCAATTCCCCTGGAAAGCCAAGGCAAAATTGGTCAAGTGGATGTTATCGATCCCAGTGGTAATCTGGTGACGATTAATGCCACCCTTCCTCAATGGGCAAAAGTTATTCCCAATCGCGGTAATTACGTCTTAGTCATTGAACGACAACCAGAAAGCTACCGGGTGATTACTAAAGATAGTTCTGATCAACAGCAATGGTTGTCTAATTCGCCCCAACTTAAGGATTCACCTTAA
- a CDS encoding tetratricopeptide repeat protein, translating into MDEERQHAYLTLINALLTCPSGEEGQILQDNAELVDAGLLETMAQVAEAFADRGDENAAQFLIGMANQLGEFLGLSDSTATPEAQLRFLMQVLQATSYSDGNPQVIYPLLQENLHLLDDNFAQILYDWGTAKLAEVEAEPAQAIAATIGNFSNLIQQFPLGSQATNLEIAITGYEVILTIFTRENHSETWATLQNNLGVAYSDRIRGERAQNIENAIASYQAALQVRTREAFLATGLRESRQVGFSRIISRGR; encoded by the coding sequence ATGGATGAAGAACGCCAACACGCCTATCTAACCCTGATTAATGCCCTATTAACCTGTCCCAGTGGTGAGGAAGGGCAGATATTACAGGATAACGCTGAGTTAGTGGATGCTGGGTTGCTGGAAACCATGGCACAGGTAGCGGAAGCGTTCGCAGATAGGGGGGATGAAAATGCGGCGCAGTTTTTAATCGGAATGGCGAATCAGTTAGGGGAATTCTTGGGATTATCTGACTCAACGGCTACTCCTGAAGCTCAACTGCGTTTCCTGATGCAGGTATTACAAGCAACGTCATATAGTGATGGAAATCCGCAAGTTATCTATCCCCTCCTCCAGGAAAACCTGCATCTGTTGGATGATAACTTTGCCCAGATATTGTATGACTGGGGAACGGCAAAACTGGCAGAGGTGGAAGCCGAACCAGCCCAAGCTATTGCCGCCACTATTGGTAATTTCAGTAATCTGATCCAGCAGTTTCCTTTAGGGAGTCAAGCCACTAACCTAGAAATCGCGATTACAGGCTATGAAGTGATACTGACTATCTTTACCCGCGAGAATCACTCAGAAACTTGGGCAACCCTTCAAAATAATCTGGGTGTTGCCTACAGTGACAGAATCCGGGGAGAAAGGGCACAGAATATCGAAAATGCGATCGCTTCCTATCAAGCCGCCCTTCAAGTCAGAACCCGTGAGGCTTTCCTCGCGACTGGGCTTAGAGAGTCAAGGCAAGTTGGCTTTAGCAGAATTATCTCAAGGGGAAGATGA
- a CDS encoding TPR end-of-group domain-containing protein, translating into MAKTDSELDNIRQDPRFQALIQNDTD; encoded by the coding sequence ATGGCAAAAACGGATTCTGAATTGGATAACATTCGTCAAGATCCGCGATTTCAAGCGTTGATTCAAAATGACACTGATTAA
- a CDS encoding DEAD/DEAH box helicase, with protein sequence MKILHGTWIPQPSDAFIQTGAFYLWVETDTPSPQKTAHRNTHPAQLTQADLANLLVNELGVSPTSSSQIQDQITPQYFILPTTHGQPLPSPELSRYLEIELPESVEWHIWMIDCYQISPVYQTSGRKSGTIAPVIKCLNDLHFLALYNPSELQLGSDLLFWYHYTQSFKQIILKDQYIPALKYRELPPPKSKRKRSAKTQLFELYPAWQIISDHYEETIDYYQDYMPLACVSGYASPPKPIEFYAKETLLRHFSECLLTEIVTNTPIPAVLDKRINHSLITDCLYSSQTPLAQAPEPALELYKQWSSWKQQIRGGSDTSTFHLCFQLEDPAAESSDSWQIQFIVASKKDPSLKLAVAEYWTLTKKKKATVHQQFGQDFEKTLLLNLGYAARIYPQIWRGLETDQPTGLNLTLAEAFTFLKEQAWVLEDAGYKVIIPAWWTPAGRQRAKLRLKASPKTSQSAKAASKGYFNLDTIIQYHYQLSIGGQVITPKEWQQLVAAKTPLVQFRGQWIELDKNKMQQMLDFWQSHQEETAEMTLLELLKKTSEADTEIEVEHDAILGQMMACLNNPSRLEPIDNPAQLKGTLREYQKRGVSWLQYLEQLGLNGCLADDMGLGKSIQIIAQLVKERETESAVSPTLLIAPTSVVGNWQKEIEKFAPHLRTLVHHGSNRIKTEKEFKSASQSLDVIITSFTLARKDEKLFKRVTWHRLVLDEAQNIKNPKAAQTKAILKLPAHHRVALTGTPIENRLLDLWSIFNFLNPGYLGKQAQFRKAFELPIQKDNNRRQSTVLKQLVQPLILRRVKTDKQIIKDLPDKLEHKQYCQLTQEQASLYEAVVKDVEAKLEDAEGINRKGLILSTLLKLKQVCNHPAQFLQDNSEFSPTRSHKLERLLEMIEEVNAEGESLLIFTQFTDIGSALTNYLKQTLHYNTYYIHGGISRAKREQMITAFQDPDTEPSAFILSLKAGGVGITLTKANHVFHFDRWWNPAVEDQATDRAFRIGQKKNVFVHKFVALGTLEERIDQMIEEKKKLSGAIVGADESWLTELDNERFKQLIALNKTAIL encoded by the coding sequence ATGAAAATTCTCCATGGCACCTGGATTCCCCAACCCTCTGACGCATTCATCCAAACGGGCGCGTTTTATCTGTGGGTGGAAACGGATACCCCTTCTCCCCAGAAAACTGCCCACCGCAATACGCATCCGGCTCAATTAACCCAAGCGGATTTAGCCAACCTTCTGGTGAATGAACTTGGCGTTTCCCCAACGTCATCTAGCCAGATTCAGGATCAGATTACCCCCCAATACTTTATTCTGCCCACAACTCATGGACAACCGCTTCCATCACCGGAATTAAGCCGCTATCTGGAAATTGAATTGCCAGAATCTGTGGAGTGGCATATCTGGATGATTGATTGTTATCAGATTAGCCCAGTTTACCAAACATCTGGACGTAAATCTGGCACAATCGCCCCCGTGATTAAATGCTTAAATGACCTGCATTTTCTTGCCCTCTACAATCCCTCAGAACTGCAACTGGGGTCTGATTTACTCTTTTGGTATCACTACACCCAATCTTTTAAACAGATTATCCTCAAAGACCAATATATTCCAGCGCTTAAATACAGGGAATTACCCCCACCCAAAAGCAAACGGAAACGCAGCGCCAAAACTCAGTTATTTGAACTTTATCCAGCTTGGCAAATTATATCGGATCACTATGAAGAGACGATTGACTATTATCAAGATTATATGCCCCTTGCCTGTGTATCCGGTTACGCCAGTCCCCCCAAACCTATCGAATTTTACGCCAAAGAAACGTTACTGCGGCATTTTTCTGAATGTTTGCTGACGGAAATTGTCACCAATACCCCAATCCCGGCTGTTTTGGATAAAAGAATTAATCATTCTCTGATTACCGATTGCCTCTATTCCTCACAAACTCCCCTAGCACAAGCCCCTGAACCTGCCTTAGAGCTCTATAAACAATGGTCAAGTTGGAAACAACAGATTCGGGGAGGATCTGATACCTCCACCTTCCATCTTTGTTTTCAATTAGAAGACCCAGCGGCGGAGTCTTCCGACTCCTGGCAGATTCAGTTTATTGTTGCCTCTAAAAAAGATCCCTCCCTGAAACTGGCAGTTGCCGAGTATTGGACTCTAACTAAAAAAAAGAAAGCCACAGTTCATCAACAATTTGGTCAAGATTTCGAGAAAACCTTACTCTTAAATCTCGGTTATGCTGCCCGTATCTATCCACAAATTTGGCGCGGCTTGGAAACTGACCAACCTACGGGGTTAAACCTTACCTTAGCGGAAGCATTCACGTTTCTCAAAGAACAAGCGTGGGTGCTAGAAGATGCCGGCTATAAAGTCATTATTCCCGCTTGGTGGACTCCCGCCGGACGTCAACGTGCCAAGCTGCGCCTCAAGGCTTCCCCGAAAACCTCTCAGTCTGCAAAAGCGGCGAGTAAGGGTTATTTTAATCTAGATACAATTATTCAATATCACTACCAACTCTCCATTGGTGGTCAAGTAATTACGCCTAAAGAATGGCAGCAGTTAGTGGCGGCAAAAACGCCCTTAGTCCAGTTTCGAGGTCAGTGGATTGAACTGGATAAAAATAAGATGCAGCAAATGCTGGACTTTTGGCAATCCCACCAGGAAGAAACAGCGGAAATGACACTGCTGGAGTTGCTCAAGAAAACCAGCGAAGCTGATACAGAGATAGAAGTCGAACATGATGCTATCTTAGGTCAAATGATGGCGTGCTTGAATAACCCCAGCCGACTGGAACCGATTGACAATCCCGCCCAATTAAAAGGAACATTAAGGGAGTATCAAAAACGCGGTGTATCTTGGCTACAATATTTAGAACAATTGGGACTCAATGGCTGTCTAGCCGATGATATGGGCTTGGGTAAGTCGATTCAGATTATTGCCCAGTTAGTCAAGGAACGGGAAACCGAGTCTGCGGTATCTCCTACTCTGTTAATTGCGCCAACTTCTGTGGTGGGGAATTGGCAAAAAGAGATTGAAAAATTTGCTCCTCATTTGCGTACCTTGGTGCATCATGGGAGTAACCGAATTAAAACCGAAAAGGAGTTTAAATCAGCTAGCCAAAGCCTTGATGTCATTATTACCTCATTCACCCTCGCCCGCAAAGACGAAAAACTGTTTAAACGTGTAACCTGGCACCGTTTAGTTCTCGACGAAGCCCAAAACATTAAAAATCCCAAAGCCGCCCAAACTAAAGCCATTCTCAAATTACCCGCCCATCATCGTGTGGCGTTAACTGGAACCCCAATAGAAAACCGTTTATTAGATCTTTGGTCAATTTTTAACTTTCTCAATCCAGGCTATTTAGGCAAACAAGCCCAGTTTCGTAAGGCTTTTGAACTTCCGATTCAAAAAGACAATAACCGCCGACAATCAACGGTGTTAAAGCAGTTAGTTCAACCGTTGATTCTGCGACGGGTGAAGACAGATAAACAGATTATTAAAGATTTACCCGATAAACTGGAACATAAACAGTATTGTCAGCTAACTCAAGAACAAGCCTCGTTATATGAAGCCGTGGTCAAAGATGTAGAGGCAAAACTAGAAGACGCTGAAGGCATAAACCGCAAAGGGTTAATTTTGTCAACCCTACTGAAACTCAAACAAGTCTGTAATCATCCAGCCCAGTTTCTCCAAGATAACAGTGAATTCTCGCCCACGCGATCGCATAAATTAGAACGCCTGCTAGAAATGATTGAAGAAGTGAATGCAGAAGGGGAAAGTTTGCTGATTTTCACCCAATTTACGGACATTGGTAGCGCCCTAACCAACTATCTGAAACAGACCTTACATTACAACACTTATTATATTCATGGCGGCATCAGTCGGGCAAAACGGGAGCAAATGATTACTGCCTTTCAAGACCCTGATACTGAACCCTCGGCGTTTATTTTATCCCTGAAAGCCGGGGGTGTCGGCATCACCTTAACCAAAGCCAATCATGTATTCCATTTTGACCGTTGGTGGAACCCCGCCGTCGAAGACCAAGCCACTGACCGCGCCTTCCGGATTGGTCAAAAGAAGAATGTTTTTGTGCATAAATTCGTGGCATTAGGCACGTTAGAAGAACGGATTGACCAGATGATTGAAGAGAAGAAAAAATTGTCGGGGGCGATTGTCGGGGCTGATGAGTCATGGTTGACGGAACTAGATAATGAACGGTTTAAACAGTTGATTGCTTTGAATAAAACCGCTATTTTATAA
- a CDS encoding SWIM zinc finger family protein, with protein MSKFSRTWWGKRFIDALESFTDSGRLGRGRSYASGGKIKEYKIIQGKITAKVRGSINPYFGVYNEPLYTTTIEIKPISAASWSKAIANLSSKASFVSKLLMNEMPDNIEEAFADVNLQLLPKSRSDFNTHCSCPDWSNPCKHIAGVYYLVANELDANPFLLFELRGLSPEKLQQELAKSPLGQVLSQALQDQEAALEPAKSYYTQPEKMPPPSSVNQKEFWLGEKRLPSIVEVDATANIPAILIKKAGDVPPFWHKDSSFIEAMEQVYQRVRTKNKESL; from the coding sequence ATGTCTAAATTCAGCCGAACCTGGTGGGGCAAACGTTTTATTGATGCCTTAGAATCCTTTACCGACTCAGGTAGACTGGGACGAGGGCGTTCTTATGCCAGTGGGGGGAAGATTAAGGAGTATAAAATTATTCAGGGTAAAATAACCGCAAAAGTTAGGGGTTCAATTAATCCCTATTTTGGCGTTTATAACGAACCCTTGTACACCACAACCATTGAAATAAAACCCATTTCAGCAGCATCTTGGTCAAAAGCGATCGCGAATTTGTCATCTAAGGCAAGTTTTGTCTCTAAACTACTCATGAATGAGATGCCAGATAATATTGAAGAAGCATTTGCTGATGTCAACCTTCAGTTATTACCCAAAAGCCGTTCTGACTTTAATACTCATTGTTCTTGTCCCGACTGGTCAAATCCCTGTAAACATATCGCCGGGGTGTATTACTTAGTCGCCAACGAATTAGACGCCAACCCATTTTTACTCTTTGAACTCAGAGGTTTATCGCCAGAAAAGCTACAGCAAGAACTGGCTAAATCCCCCCTAGGTCAAGTGTTATCCCAAGCCTTACAGGATCAGGAAGCCGCCCTAGAACCTGCCAAATCTTACTATACCCAGCCAGAAAAAATGCCACCACCGTCATCTGTGAATCAGAAGGAGTTCTGGTTGGGAGAGAAACGATTACCCTCAATAGTGGAGGTGGATGCAACTGCGAATATTCCCGCCATTTTGATTAAAAAAGCCGGAGACGTTCCTCCCTTTTGGCATAAGGATAGTTCGTTTATTGAGGCAATGGAACAAGTGTATCAGCGAGTGCGGACTAAAAATAAAGAGAGCCTTTGA